In Bradyrhizobium lablabi, one DNA window encodes the following:
- a CDS encoding TetR/AcrR family transcriptional regulator — protein MALYSRGPAPDLPVVPCAGGTGHIADARCRLDMATSNDNVMYVTFWRKQGAMPATATVRRTRPRGEVRRSQILDAATEIFLENGYGGATIDLVVERAGASKATVYSFFGGKDGLFAAIVEERVERIVSAFGDPEVVHSDVLHALAHIARRYMEVVMAPDAVGFNRLIIAEGIRFPELARTFFQLGPERTQAHLAGMLSVWRARGLIRLDDPQLAAVQFLDSVGGDLHRRAMAGILPKNLRAAIQRSIDHAVKVFWNGIKV, from the coding sequence ATGGCACTGTACAGCCGCGGGCCTGCACCAGACTTGCCCGTTGTCCCCTGTGCGGGCGGGACCGGGCATATCGCCGACGCAAGGTGCCGACTTGACATGGCGACCTCCAATGATAACGTAATGTACGTTACGTTTTGGAGAAAACAAGGGGCCATGCCCGCGACTGCGACAGTGCGGCGGACCAGACCCCGCGGTGAGGTCCGACGCTCCCAAATTCTGGACGCCGCCACCGAAATCTTTCTGGAGAACGGCTATGGCGGGGCCACCATCGACCTTGTGGTCGAGCGCGCCGGGGCATCCAAGGCCACGGTATATTCGTTCTTCGGTGGCAAGGACGGTCTGTTCGCCGCGATCGTGGAGGAACGCGTCGAGCGCATCGTTTCGGCGTTCGGCGACCCCGAAGTCGTTCACTCCGACGTCCTCCATGCTCTCGCTCACATCGCGCGGCGCTACATGGAGGTCGTGATGGCTCCGGACGCCGTCGGTTTTAACCGGCTGATCATCGCCGAGGGCATCCGCTTCCCTGAACTCGCGCGGACCTTCTTCCAGCTTGGACCCGAGCGCACCCAGGCGCACCTTGCCGGCATGCTGTCGGTCTGGCGCGCGCGCGGCCTGATCCGCCTCGACGATCCGCAGCTCGCGGCCGTGCAGTTTCTTGACTCGGTCGGCGGTGACCTGCATCGGCGCGCGATGGCCGGCATCCTGCCCAAGAACCTCCGCGCCGCGATCCAGCGCAGCATCGATCATGCAGTCAAGGTCTTTTGGAACGGCATCAAAGTTTGA
- a CDS encoding HD domain-containing protein, translating into MSTSVELLNRPIHGVSIPDSKLAREITELVRDTESGLLFHHSSRVYYFGALAGKRRGLSFDPELLYAGAMFHDMGLTRQHSSADERFEVDGANTARDFLRSHGISQTDIDTVWTAIALHTTPGIPQHMHPVVALVTAGVEMDVLGLSYAEYSDAEREAVVRAHPRPQHFKEDIIQAFYDGIKHKPETTFGNVKADVLADKDPHFHRGNFCSVIRGSAWRG; encoded by the coding sequence ATGAGCACGTCCGTCGAACTTTTGAACCGACCCATCCACGGCGTCAGCATTCCCGACAGCAAGCTCGCGCGCGAAATCACCGAATTGGTGCGCGATACCGAGTCGGGGTTGCTGTTTCATCATTCCAGCCGCGTCTATTATTTCGGCGCGCTGGCCGGGAAGCGCCGCGGCCTAAGCTTCGACCCGGAGCTTCTCTACGCCGGCGCGATGTTCCATGACATGGGGCTGACGCGGCAGCACAGCAGCGCCGACGAGCGCTTTGAGGTCGACGGCGCCAATACGGCCCGCGATTTTCTACGCAGTCACGGGATTTCCCAGACCGATATCGACACGGTCTGGACCGCGATCGCACTCCACACCACCCCCGGCATTCCCCAGCACATGCACCCCGTCGTGGCGCTGGTGACGGCCGGCGTCGAAATGGACGTGCTCGGCCTGAGCTATGCCGAATACAGCGATGCCGAGCGCGAGGCGGTGGTGCGCGCCCATCCGCGCCCCCAGCATTTCAAGGAAGACATCATCCAGGCGTTCTACGACGGCATCAAGCACAAGCCGGAGACGACCTTCGGCAACGTCAAGGCCGACGTGCTCGCCGACAAGGATCCGCACTTCCATCGCGGCAACTTCTGCAGCGTGATCCGCGGCTCCGCCTGGCGCGGCTGA
- a CDS encoding universal stress protein yields the protein MTLKSIGVFVDATPEGEKRIDYAATLAHQCGAHLVGIDVVSAVRREHRSDYYVVGEKAIRASLASRKAADEAATSNVRRRFEAISANRDLSSEFRVIRRGGPGEDLTLSSLHSDLVVIGQRELQELPGYAAPERLLLASGAPILVIPSGWKSEPIGNNILVGWNASREARRAVVDALPFLVAAKCVKLLVVDSDERAGRHGEEPGADIALYLARHGAHVEVEQVSSQGAPVADIILSCARDHGVDLIVIGAYSHARSVEMVFGGVTRKLLKQAPVPVLISR from the coding sequence ATGACTTTGAAAAGCATCGGGGTGTTCGTCGACGCGACGCCCGAAGGAGAGAAACGGATCGACTATGCAGCTACGCTCGCCCACCAATGCGGCGCCCACCTTGTCGGGATTGACGTCGTATCTGCCGTTCGCAGGGAGCATCGATCCGATTACTATGTGGTTGGCGAGAAGGCCATCCGAGCTTCGCTCGCCTCGCGGAAGGCCGCCGACGAAGCCGCGACCAGCAATGTTCGCCGGCGCTTCGAGGCAATTTCGGCGAACCGCGATCTCAGCTCAGAATTCCGCGTGATACGTCGAGGCGGACCTGGTGAGGATCTCACTCTCAGCTCGCTTCACTCCGATCTGGTGGTCATCGGTCAGCGTGAGCTGCAAGAGTTGCCGGGATACGCGGCTCCCGAAAGGCTCTTGCTCGCCAGCGGCGCTCCTATTCTCGTTATACCGAGCGGCTGGAAATCCGAGCCGATCGGCAACAATATACTGGTCGGCTGGAACGCCAGCCGTGAGGCCCGGCGCGCGGTCGTAGATGCGCTGCCCTTCCTCGTCGCGGCAAAATGCGTGAAGCTTTTGGTTGTCGATTCAGACGAGAGAGCCGGCCGGCACGGCGAGGAGCCCGGAGCTGATATCGCCCTATACCTCGCGCGGCACGGTGCCCACGTCGAAGTAGAGCAGGTGTCGTCGCAAGGCGCTCCGGTCGCCGACATCATCCTGTCCTGTGCGAGAGATCACGGCGTGGACCTGATCGTCATTGGCGCCTACAGCCACGCCCGCTCCGTCGAGATGGTGTTCGGCGGCGTCACCCGGAAATTGCTGAAACAGGCGCCGGTACCAGTGCTGATATCACGGTGA
- a CDS encoding GlxA family transcriptional regulator, protein MKARTIAIVALPGVQLLDVSGPLDVFAEANVQAGNSRYALLVVAAESGPIRSSSGARLMPDRVIGIDADVKPDTLLIAGCPNAVDVPADGKVIDWLRRKAPAARRFGSVCSGAFYLAAAGLLDGRRVTTHWAVAEQLAVRYPSVSVDQDAIHVSDGPLRTAAGVTAGLDLALALVEEDLGHDIAMRVAGQLVMFFKRPGGQMQFSRKGEAFPAGRAALQELQRWVAANPALDHRVANLAKRMDLSPRHFARLFRSEVGITPATWVEEARVNAARRLLEVGHEPPKQVAAHCGFADADTLRRAFARHVGVTPAEYRKRFATIAEV, encoded by the coding sequence ATGAAAGCAAGAACGATCGCCATTGTGGCGCTGCCAGGCGTGCAATTACTCGATGTCTCGGGGCCGCTTGACGTGTTCGCGGAGGCCAACGTGCAGGCCGGGAACTCCCGCTATGCGCTGTTGGTGGTCGCGGCCGAGTCGGGCCCGATCCGTAGCTCGTCCGGGGCGCGGCTGATGCCCGATCGCGTCATCGGCATCGACGCGGACGTGAAGCCGGATACCCTGTTGATTGCGGGATGCCCGAACGCAGTCGATGTCCCGGCCGATGGCAAGGTGATCGATTGGCTGCGACGGAAAGCGCCGGCGGCGCGCCGGTTCGGCTCGGTCTGCAGCGGTGCGTTCTATCTGGCCGCGGCGGGCCTGCTCGATGGGCGGCGCGTGACGACGCATTGGGCGGTCGCCGAGCAATTGGCGGTTCGCTATCCCTCCGTCAGCGTCGACCAGGACGCGATCCATGTCAGCGACGGGCCATTGCGCACCGCGGCCGGCGTGACCGCCGGGCTGGATCTGGCACTCGCGCTGGTCGAGGAGGATCTCGGACACGACATTGCAATGAGAGTTGCCGGGCAGCTCGTCATGTTCTTCAAGCGTCCGGGCGGCCAGATGCAGTTCAGCCGCAAGGGCGAAGCGTTTCCGGCGGGTCGAGCGGCGCTTCAGGAGCTGCAACGATGGGTCGCCGCCAATCCGGCGCTCGATCACCGTGTCGCCAATCTCGCCAAGCGCATGGACCTCAGCCCCCGCCACTTCGCACGTCTGTTTCGAAGCGAGGTCGGAATCACGCCTGCGACCTGGGTCGAGGAAGCGCGCGTGAACGCCGCCCGGCGGTTGCTGGAGGTCGGCCACGAACCGCCGAAGCAGGTTGCCGCGCACTGCGGCTTTGCCGATGCGGACACCCTGCGCCGCGCCTTTGCGCGCCATGTCGGCGTTACGCCAGCCGAGTATCGCAAGCGGTTCGCCACGATCGCCGAGGTCTAA
- the urtB gene encoding urea ABC transporter permease subunit UrtB translates to MRPLFMRPLLVAAFFLVAAWTPSPAAEGPRADLIAKLCGDTASLGEAGRALTDIAADGSADERAFAAQVARAMIDRKLSCDAGGAVIISSEGSLDVFTHTPRPLSEPSRSPLLSLKNRALFETADAALALRASPDVARRSAALHTLERQAAQLPERLFEAASGQESDPGLKAQIIAVAQAAALNSADPAKRIAALARIAATPDRRALTQVRALIADPAYAGNPEFKRAVDAAISKIERGIATGDILATLYNGLSFASILFMAAIGLAVIFGLMGVINLAQGELIMIGAYATWLVQEALRYLAPSLLDWYLIVAIPVAFFITALIGIALEAILLRHLYRRPLMSLLATWAVSLFLINLVRVTFGTQNLNFVTPFYVTGGVPVIGDFIFTWNRMFAIAFAVLTLSLTWGLMRLTPLGLNIRAVTQNRTMAGCIGIPVRRIDRMAFGLGSGLAGLAGLALAPIYSVNPQMGQNFIIDSFMVVVLGGVGTIVGTVVAALGIGQVNVLIEPLWGAVAAKVIVLLMIIAFLQWRPEGLFAIKGRRK, encoded by the coding sequence ATGCGTCCCCTCTTCATGCGTCCCCTGTTGGTTGCTGCGTTTTTTCTCGTCGCGGCGTGGACACCCTCGCCGGCCGCGGAGGGGCCGCGCGCGGATCTGATCGCAAAACTCTGCGGCGACACGGCTTCGCTTGGCGAGGCCGGCCGCGCTTTGACCGACATTGCGGCGGACGGCTCGGCGGATGAGCGGGCCTTCGCGGCGCAGGTCGCGCGCGCCATGATTGATCGCAAACTGTCTTGCGACGCGGGCGGCGCCGTCATCATCTCAAGCGAGGGATCGCTCGATGTCTTCACCCACACCCCGCGGCCCCTCAGTGAACCGAGCCGGTCGCCGCTGCTCAGCCTGAAGAATCGCGCGCTGTTTGAGACCGCCGATGCGGCATTGGCACTGCGCGCCTCACCCGATGTCGCGCGGCGCAGCGCGGCGTTGCACACGCTCGAGCGTCAAGCCGCTCAACTGCCCGAACGTCTGTTCGAGGCCGCAAGCGGGCAGGAGAGCGACCCGGGCCTGAAAGCGCAGATCATTGCGGTAGCGCAGGCCGCCGCGCTGAATTCCGCCGATCCGGCCAAGCGCATCGCCGCCCTGGCGCGGATCGCGGCCACGCCGGACCGGCGGGCGCTCACACAGGTTCGCGCGCTGATCGCCGATCCCGCTTACGCCGGCAATCCGGAATTCAAACGCGCGGTCGATGCCGCGATTTCGAAAATCGAGCGTGGCATCGCCACCGGCGACATCCTCGCCACGCTGTACAATGGCCTGAGCTTTGCCAGCATCCTGTTCATGGCCGCGATCGGCCTTGCCGTGATCTTCGGCCTGATGGGCGTGATCAATCTCGCGCAGGGCGAATTGATCATGATCGGCGCCTATGCCACCTGGCTGGTGCAGGAGGCGCTGCGCTATCTCGCACCCAGCCTGCTCGACTGGTACTTGATCGTCGCCATTCCGGTGGCTTTTTTTATTACGGCCTTGATCGGCATCGCGCTGGAAGCAATCCTGCTGCGCCACCTCTATCGCCGGCCCCTGATGAGCCTGCTCGCCACCTGGGCCGTCAGCCTGTTCCTGATCAATCTGGTGCGCGTCACCTTCGGAACCCAGAACCTCAATTTTGTCACTCCCTTCTACGTCACCGGTGGTGTGCCGGTGATCGGCGATTTTATCTTCACCTGGAACCGGATGTTTGCGATCGCCTTCGCGGTTTTGACGCTATCGCTCACTTGGGGCCTGATGCGATTGACGCCGCTTGGGCTGAACATCCGCGCGGTGACGCAAAATCGAACCATGGCGGGTTGCATCGGGATTCCGGTGCGCCGCATCGACAGGATGGCCTTCGGGCTCGGCTCGGGCCTTGCGGGGCTTGCCGGCCTGGCGCTGGCCCCGATCTACAGCGTCAATCCGCAGATGGGCCAGAATTTCATCATCGACAGCTTTATGGTGGTCGTGCTCGGCGGCGTCGGCACCATCGTCGGAACCGTGGTCGCAGCGCTTGGCATCGGCCAGGTCAACGTGCTGATCGAGCCTTTGTGGGGCGCGGTCGCGGCGAAAGTGATCGTGCTCCTGATGATCATCGCGTTCCTGCAGTGGCGCCCCGAGGGCCTGTTCGCCATCAAGGGACGCCGCAAATGA
- a CDS encoding TetR/AcrR family transcriptional regulator, with protein sequence MSAACAMVQNRGYNALSFRELAAEVGVKSASVHYHFPTKGDLACALARRYTDNLVVYLDGLLAASQDQQSCIRSYTGVFREALTDNRMCLAGIMAAEQVDVPIEARAELTRFAEVNVRWLVKVLSLRKSRADTKAVQRQALAIFAAVGGAQLLARGRGDVAVFDQIIEAYRTAGILP encoded by the coding sequence ATGAGCGCCGCCTGCGCCATGGTGCAGAACCGCGGCTACAATGCCTTAAGCTTTCGCGAGCTGGCCGCGGAAGTCGGGGTCAAGAGCGCCAGTGTGCACTACCACTTTCCGACCAAGGGCGACTTGGCTTGCGCCCTCGCACGACGCTACACGGACAATCTGGTCGTATATCTCGACGGGTTGCTAGCCGCCTCTCAGGATCAGCAATCTTGCATCAGGAGCTATACGGGCGTCTTCCGCGAGGCGTTGACGGACAATCGGATGTGTCTTGCGGGCATCATGGCTGCTGAGCAGGTCGACGTACCCATCGAAGCGAGAGCCGAATTAACCAGGTTTGCCGAAGTAAATGTCAGGTGGCTGGTCAAGGTGCTGTCGCTGCGAAAATCCCGAGCGGATACGAAGGCCGTTCAACGACAGGCGCTCGCTATATTCGCGGCCGTTGGAGGCGCCCAACTCCTGGCCCGAGGACGCGGCGACGTCGCGGTCTTCGATCAGATCATCGAAGCATACCGAACGGCCGGAATACTTCCTTAA
- a CDS encoding transposase: MRHSQHTDSEILHLLYEADAGISVAEICRTAHISLRTFYRWRRRYGSLTPPALLLMKELQAENRRLRALVDKLSERSHEAVGSASPPAPRLAPRPDHGFGPRVSPEQMRGASLGRFASVRGTR; encoded by the coding sequence ATGCGACACTCCCAGCATACTGACAGCGAGATTCTGCACCTCTTGTACGAAGCCGATGCCGGCATTTCGGTTGCCGAAATTTGCCGCACCGCCCACATATCGCTGCGCACTTTCTATCGCTGGCGCAGGCGTTATGGCAGCCTGACCCCGCCCGCTTTGCTCTTGATGAAGGAGCTGCAAGCCGAGAACCGGAGGCTGCGGGCCCTCGTGGACAAGCTTTCGGAACGCTCCCATGAAGCAGTCGGCAGCGCGTCGCCGCCGGCGCCGCGGCTTGCGCCGCGGCCGGATCACGGATTTGGACCACGGGTGTCGCCCGAGCAAATGCGCGGCGCTTCGCTCGGCCGCTTCGCATCGGTGCGCGGCACGCGCTGA
- a CDS encoding TetR/AcrR family transcriptional regulator produces MRETERLLRIYGHSKLTVADVADGCGFSAANVYRYFSSRRAILDALASHYLCEAERTALACTIRNSDSARDRLSRFLTGLNTALTAFSDFEPRVSELLADATTEQWPCYSHYEARLVRNIAKILTDASISGEFRLLSEPEQEARRVKAAACALVEPDVILLCRDRYDVSTREALSRLIAAALSNRSLSPG; encoded by the coding sequence TTGCGCGAGACCGAGCGGCTTCTTCGAATTTACGGCCATAGCAAACTCACGGTGGCGGACGTTGCGGACGGCTGCGGCTTCTCCGCCGCCAACGTCTACCGGTATTTCTCAAGCCGCCGCGCAATCCTCGATGCGCTTGCATCGCACTACCTGTGCGAGGCCGAACGCACGGCCCTTGCTTGCACGATCCGTAACAGCGATTCGGCGCGCGATCGGCTCAGTCGTTTTCTCACCGGCTTGAACACGGCTCTGACTGCTTTCTCTGACTTCGAACCGAGAGTCAGCGAGCTGCTCGCCGATGCCACGACAGAACAATGGCCCTGCTACTCCCACTATGAGGCGCGCCTCGTTCGGAATATCGCAAAGATACTCACTGACGCGAGCATATCCGGAGAGTTCAGGCTCTTAAGTGAACCCGAGCAGGAAGCCCGGCGCGTGAAGGCTGCAGCCTGTGCCCTGGTAGAGCCCGACGTCATCCTGCTCTGCCGAGATAGATACGACGTCTCCACGCGCGAGGCTCTGAGCCGATTAATCGCGGCTGCACTGTCGAACCGATCTTTATCACCAGGCTGA
- a CDS encoding catalase has product MTDKRPYLTHATGAPVSDNLNIQTAGRRGPALLQDIWLIEKLAHFDREVIPERRMHAKGSGAHGTFTVTHDITRYTKARIFSEIGKQTPMFARFSTVAGERGAADAERDIRGFALKFYTEDGNWDMVGNNTPVFFFRDPLRFPDLNHAIKRDPRTGMRSADNNWDFWTLLPEALHQVTIVMSERGIPKSFRHMHGFGSHTYSFINAESERTWVKFHFRTQQGIANLTDAEAEAVVGKDRETHQRDLFESIERGDFPRWTVFIQVMTDTQAKAFPFNPFDLTKVWPKADFPLIEVGFFELHRNPENVFAEVEQAAFSPANIVPGISFSPDKMLQARLFSYADTQRYRLGVNFNHIPVNAPKCPFHSYHRDGAMRTDGNLGATATYFPNSRGEWTDQPDLNEPPLEIDGAAAHWDHRVDDDHYRQPGDLFRKMSSTQRQTLFDNTARAVGGAAVHIQERHIANCAKADPEYGAGVAAALNRMAGRNPATDQRKPARGSKEKMDARG; this is encoded by the coding sequence ATGACCGACAAACGTCCATACCTGACCCACGCGACGGGCGCGCCCGTCAGCGACAATTTGAACATCCAGACCGCCGGGCGTCGTGGCCCTGCGCTGCTGCAGGACATCTGGCTGATCGAAAAACTCGCCCATTTCGATCGCGAGGTCATTCCCGAACGTCGCATGCACGCCAAGGGGTCGGGAGCCCACGGCACCTTTACCGTGACGCACGACATCACCCGCTACACCAAGGCCAGGATTTTTTCCGAGATCGGCAAGCAGACGCCGATGTTCGCGCGCTTCTCGACGGTGGCCGGCGAGCGCGGCGCCGCCGATGCCGAGCGCGACATCCGCGGTTTCGCGCTGAAATTTTATACCGAGGATGGCAATTGGGACATGGTGGGCAACAACACGCCGGTGTTCTTCTTCCGCGACCCGCTGCGCTTTCCGGACCTGAACCACGCCATCAAGCGCGACCCGCGCACCGGCATGCGCAGCGCCGACAACAACTGGGATTTTTGGACCCTGCTGCCGGAGGCGCTGCACCAGGTCACCATCGTCATGAGCGAGCGCGGCATCCCGAAGAGCTTTCGCCACATGCACGGCTTCGGCAGCCATACCTACAGCTTTATCAACGCCGAGAGTGAGCGGACCTGGGTCAAATTCCACTTCCGGACCCAGCAGGGCATCGCGAACCTGACCGACGCCGAGGCGGAAGCCGTGGTCGGCAAGGATCGCGAGACGCACCAGCGCGATCTGTTCGAGAGCATCGAACGCGGCGATTTTCCCCGCTGGACGGTCTTCATCCAGGTGATGACGGACACGCAAGCAAAGGCGTTCCCGTTCAATCCGTTCGATCTGACGAAAGTCTGGCCCAAGGCCGACTTCCCGCTGATCGAAGTCGGATTCTTCGAGCTGCATCGTAACCCGGAGAACGTCTTCGCGGAGGTCGAGCAGGCCGCGTTCTCGCCGGCCAACATCGTACCGGGCATCAGTTTCTCGCCCGACAAGATGCTGCAGGCGCGCCTGTTCTCCTATGCAGATACCCAGCGCTACCGCCTCGGCGTCAACTTCAACCACATCCCGGTCAACGCGCCGAAGTGTCCATTCCATAGCTATCACCGCGACGGCGCCATGCGCACCGACGGTAATCTCGGCGCGACGGCGACCTACTTCCCGAACAGCCGCGGCGAGTGGACCGACCAGCCGGACTTGAACGAGCCGCCGCTTGAGATCGACGGCGCCGCCGCGCACTGGGATCATCGCGTCGACGACGACCACTATCGGCAGCCGGGCGACTTGTTCCGGAAGATGAGTTCAACCCAGCGCCAGACGCTGTTCGACAACACCGCCCGCGCCGTCGGCGGCGCGGCGGTCCATATCCAGGAGCGCCACATCGCCAACTGCGCCAAGGCCGATCCCGAATACGGCGCCGGCGTCGCAGCCGCGCTAAACCGCATGGCCGGCCGCAACCCGGCCACCGACCAGCGGAAGCCGGCACGAGGCTCGAAGGAGAAGATGGATGCACGCGGCTGA
- a CDS encoding substrate-binding domain-containing protein: MSMFSRRSFLQASGLTAAALTTPIGAPAIIRSAHAASGTVKLGCLFSSSGTMANIEGRLNHVVRMAADEINAKGGVNGRTIEVAVSDPASDWPLYAQVAKQMLDQDKAAALFGCWTSVSRKSVLPVVEQAGGLLFYPLHFEGDENSKNVVYVNSPPASSVLPAVDYLMGEEGVSAKRFFMLGSDYVWPRTINKQLKGYWKSKGIAETAWQEEYVPLGFSNFQTLVNQIRAFADKGGGKPIVVLTVVGSSIPDFLREFANQGIKATDVPVLGLDMVEADLEGLNTEPLVGHLNCWAYLQNAKAPANTAFLKQWADYVKAKNVPFKADVAIDPMISAYDAVHLWAMAAAKANSFDVPEVRKAFAGLSFDCPSGYKLAMTAENNYVSRGVFIGSVNEKQGFDILWQSKDAPKPVPFSPYS, encoded by the coding sequence ATGAGCATGTTTTCACGGCGTTCGTTTCTTCAGGCATCCGGGCTCACAGCCGCAGCGTTGACGACGCCGATCGGCGCACCCGCGATCATCCGCTCCGCCCACGCAGCCAGCGGCACCGTCAAGCTCGGCTGCCTGTTCTCCTCCTCTGGAACCATGGCCAATATCGAGGGCCGCCTGAACCACGTGGTCCGGATGGCGGCCGACGAGATCAACGCCAAGGGCGGCGTCAATGGCCGCACCATCGAGGTCGCGGTGTCCGATCCCGCCTCCGACTGGCCGCTCTATGCGCAAGTCGCCAAGCAGATGCTGGACCAGGACAAGGCCGCGGCGCTGTTCGGCTGCTGGACCTCGGTGTCGCGCAAGTCGGTGCTGCCGGTGGTCGAACAGGCGGGCGGGCTGTTGTTCTATCCGCTGCACTTCGAGGGCGACGAGAATTCCAAGAACGTGGTCTATGTCAATTCGCCGCCGGCGAGCTCGGTATTGCCCGCCGTCGATTATCTGATGGGTGAAGAGGGCGTCAGCGCCAAACGCTTCTTCATGCTCGGCTCCGACTATGTCTGGCCGCGCACCATCAACAAGCAGCTAAAGGGCTACTGGAAATCCAAGGGCATCGCGGAAACGGCCTGGCAGGAAGAATACGTGCCGCTGGGCTTTTCGAACTTCCAGACGCTGGTCAATCAAATCCGCGCCTTCGCCGACAAAGGCGGCGGCAAGCCGATCGTGGTGCTCACCGTCGTCGGCTCGTCGATCCCGGACTTCCTGCGCGAATTCGCCAATCAGGGCATCAAGGCGACCGATGTGCCGGTGCTCGGCCTCGATATGGTCGAGGCGGACCTCGAGGGCCTCAACACTGAGCCTCTGGTGGGCCATCTCAACTGCTGGGCCTATCTGCAGAACGCCAAGGCGCCGGCGAACACGGCGTTCCTCAAGCAATGGGCCGACTACGTGAAGGCCAAGAACGTGCCCTTCAAGGCCGACGTCGCGATCGATCCCATGATATCAGCCTATGACGCCGTTCACCTTTGGGCGATGGCGGCGGCAAAGGCGAATTCGTTCGACGTGCCCGAGGTGCGCAAGGCGTTCGCTGGCTTGAGCTTCGATTGTCCGTCGGGCTACAAACTGGCGATGACCGCCGAAAACAATTACGTGTCACGCGGCGTGTTCATCGGCTCGGTCAACGAAAAGCAGGGTTTTGATATTCTGTGGCAATCCAAGGACGCGCCAAAGCCTGTTCCGTTCAGTCCTTACAGCTGA
- a CDS encoding DUF3551 domain-containing protein, with protein sequence MKPISRMVIASAAALCTFAFVAMATPTARAGEFCMTDSSAMRSCGFATMEQCKASASGKNGSCARDPFYDNTNSGNNNSALAYQPKQTPSRSKLRPAKQPAVH encoded by the coding sequence ATGAAACCGATCTCAAGGATGGTTATCGCGTCAGCGGCAGCGCTATGCACATTCGCTTTTGTCGCGATGGCGACGCCCACCGCCCGCGCGGGCGAATTTTGCATGACTGACAGTTCCGCCATGCGAAGCTGTGGTTTTGCGACCATGGAGCAATGTAAGGCTTCGGCTTCCGGCAAAAACGGAAGCTGTGCGCGTGATCCCTTCTACGACAATACCAACAGTGGCAATAACAACAGTGCGTTGGCCTATCAACCAAAGCAAACCCCCTCACGAAGCAAGCTTCGTCCGGCGAAACAACCAGCTGTGCATTGA
- a CDS encoding Dps family protein encodes MHAADTAARRDAPAQPAPGRHPEGVAAISKALTALLADMFALYVKTTKTSHWHMSDAQFRDYHLLLDEQSSEILATTDLIAERLRKLGGTTLRAIGQIARLQRAPDNDNDTVDTRHMLTDLLADNRRLAEYLRRAHSLCVDYRDIASASLIEDRIDEAKQRVRLLAETPAMRARAIVMEIRRRRGRQP; translated from the coding sequence ATGCACGCGGCTGACACTGCGGCGCGCCGGGACGCCCCGGCGCAGCCGGCCCCCGGCCGACATCCCGAGGGAGTCGCAGCGATCTCAAAGGCGTTGACCGCCCTGTTGGCCGACATGTTCGCCCTCTATGTGAAGACGACCAAAACCTCGCACTGGCACATGTCGGACGCCCAGTTCCGGGACTATCACCTGCTTCTCGACGAGCAGAGCTCCGAGATCCTCGCGACCACCGATCTGATCGCCGAGCGCCTGCGCAAGCTCGGTGGCACAACGCTGCGCGCCATAGGCCAGATCGCGCGCCTCCAGCGCGCTCCCGACAACGACAATGACACTGTCGACACGCGGCACATGCTGACCGATCTGCTCGCGGACAACCGGCGCCTGGCAGAGTATCTCCGCCGCGCCCACTCGCTTTGCGTCGATTATCGCGACATCGCGTCGGCCAGCCTGATCGAGGACCGGATCGATGAGGCGAAACAGCGTGTGCGGTTGCTGGCCGAAACGCCTGCGATGCGGGCGCGCGCTATCGTGATGGAGATACGGCGGCGGCGCGGCCGTCAACCCTGA